In Spirosoma aureum, a single genomic region encodes these proteins:
- a CDS encoding DUF3298 and DUF4163 domain-containing protein produces MKYLLVAYLFLGSTVLFTSCNHQSGPPLLKRQQYKLAGASTCDTSVNKGVDVSVSYFLLNDDSQAARTINDSMRQISVGSIVGWLDSTTVANNPEARVDLNKAATLFATDYESMMKDMDKLGGCWELKTTADTVYTSPNAITVKIETYAYTGGAHPNSNLAFYTFDRETGKTLALTDLVEDTTALLNVVEKAFRKQQDLLPQYNLEERGYFLRDGRFFLPANIGVGRDGLIFYYNPYEIAAYAVGPIEVTVPYEQLNGILRDSWY; encoded by the coding sequence ATGAAGTATCTTTTAGTCGCGTATCTTTTTTTGGGCTCAACAGTATTGTTTACGTCCTGTAATCACCAGTCAGGGCCTCCTCTACTAAAACGGCAACAATACAAACTTGCCGGAGCCAGTACCTGCGATACGTCTGTCAATAAGGGGGTTGATGTGTCGGTTTCTTATTTTCTACTCAACGATGATTCGCAGGCGGCCCGCACCATCAATGACAGCATGCGCCAGATAAGTGTTGGCAGTATTGTAGGCTGGCTCGACAGTACAACAGTTGCTAATAATCCAGAAGCTCGGGTTGACCTGAACAAAGCGGCAACACTGTTTGCAACCGACTACGAATCCATGATGAAAGATATGGATAAACTAGGCGGTTGCTGGGAACTGAAAACTACGGCCGATACTGTTTATACGAGTCCAAACGCGATCACGGTTAAGATCGAAACCTATGCGTATACGGGAGGGGCTCATCCTAATTCCAATCTGGCATTTTACACCTTTGATCGGGAAACGGGCAAAACACTGGCTTTGACCGATTTGGTAGAGGATACAACGGCCCTGCTCAATGTAGTTGAAAAGGCGTTTAGAAAACAGCAGGACCTGCTGCCCCAATATAATCTGGAAGAGCGCGGGTACTTTTTGCGGGATGGTCGTTTTTTTCTGCCAGCCAATATTGGGGTTGGCCGTGATGGTCTGATTTTCTACTATAATCCCTACGAAATAGCAGCCTATGCCGTTGGTCCAATCGAGGTAACCGTGCCGTATGAACAACTAAACGGTATCCTGCGCGACTCCTGGTATTAG
- a CDS encoding peptidase domain-containing ABC transporter, translating into MRPFTHFTQLDQMDCGPTCLRMVAKHYGRSYTVQTLREKSQIGKEGVSLLGISEAAEAIGFRTMGVKVSFEKLATEAPLPFIVHWDQNHFVVVYDVKKASGGWMNRIKGGRKAIKGIDNDVLPKPFMHDFRIDKGDVMISPTGWAEREQFRQNPAPHSFPFATKGTVYIADPAKGLVAYSVEEFCDHWLSSQTSEEREGVVLLLEPTPGFFEQDDERTNAYNFERVFGYLWQYKGLLVQLALGLAVGSGLQLLFPFLTQSVVDVGVNTQNIPFIYLVLGAQLMLMAGRLSVEFIRSWILLHISTRVNLSILSDFLIKLMRLPVSYFDSKQFGDLMQRIGDHHRIESFLTSQTISVLFSMVNLVIFGAVLAMYNLSIFSIFVVSSLLYVGWVVLFLHQRRKLDFKRFDISAKNQSRLVQLIQGMQEIKLAGAERPMRWAWERLQARLFRLQMRGLALSQYQQAGAFTINEGKNIFITFLAAQAVINGQLSLGGMLAMQQLIGQLNSPIEQLIGFVQSFQDAKISLERLNEIHTLADEEPAEHVFLTSIPESVGLHLKNVSFQYMGAGNEPVLQGIDLLIPKGKTTAIVGMSGSGKTTLLKLLLRFYEPNKGEIRLGNGISLGGIPLKSISHTFWRSQCGAVMQDGFIFSDTIARNIAVGVDRIDARKLEHAIQVANLREFVDSLPSGLHTKIGAEGSGISQGQRQRILIARAVYKDPAYLFFDEATNSLDANNEAVIVQNLDAFFRDHTGRPRTVVVVAHRLSTVRHADQIVVLDKGKITEIGTHAMLVAKQGSYWQLVKNQLELGM; encoded by the coding sequence ATGAGGCCGTTCACGCACTTTACTCAACTCGACCAAATGGATTGCGGCCCAACCTGCCTGCGCATGGTAGCCAAGCATTATGGCCGTTCCTATACAGTGCAAACACTGCGGGAGAAATCTCAGATTGGCAAGGAGGGCGTATCGTTGCTGGGTATTTCGGAAGCCGCTGAAGCCATTGGGTTTCGGACGATGGGCGTCAAGGTTTCGTTCGAAAAATTAGCCACGGAGGCACCTTTGCCCTTCATTGTACACTGGGATCAGAACCACTTTGTTGTAGTCTATGACGTTAAGAAAGCTAGTGGAGGGTGGATGAACCGTATTAAAGGTGGCCGGAAGGCCATCAAAGGAATTGATAATGACGTATTGCCTAAACCGTTCATGCACGATTTCAGGATCGATAAGGGCGACGTTATGATTTCGCCTACTGGATGGGCTGAGAGGGAACAGTTTAGACAAAATCCTGCCCCGCACTCCTTTCCCTTCGCAACCAAAGGCACAGTTTATATAGCTGACCCGGCCAAAGGGTTAGTCGCTTATTCGGTCGAGGAGTTTTGTGACCATTGGTTATCGTCGCAAACAAGTGAGGAGCGTGAGGGTGTCGTATTGCTGCTCGAACCAACTCCAGGTTTTTTTGAACAGGATGACGAGCGGACAAATGCTTACAATTTCGAGCGGGTCTTTGGCTACTTATGGCAGTACAAAGGGTTGTTGGTACAACTTGCGCTGGGGCTGGCTGTCGGCAGTGGGTTGCAATTGTTATTCCCGTTTCTGACTCAGTCGGTTGTGGATGTGGGCGTCAATACGCAGAATATTCCCTTCATATATTTGGTATTGGGTGCGCAACTCATGCTGATGGCTGGGCGGCTGTCGGTCGAGTTTATCCGAAGCTGGATTCTATTGCACATCAGCACCCGCGTTAACCTGAGCATCCTGTCTGATTTTCTGATCAAATTGATGCGCTTGCCCGTCTCTTATTTCGACAGTAAACAGTTCGGCGATCTCATGCAGCGCATCGGCGACCATCATCGGATCGAAAGCTTCCTGACCAGTCAAACGATTTCGGTGCTGTTTTCGATGGTCAACCTCGTCATTTTCGGCGCAGTGCTGGCCATGTATAACCTCAGCATTTTTAGCATTTTCGTGGTGTCGAGTCTCCTCTATGTTGGCTGGGTGGTGCTATTTCTGCACCAGCGCCGGAAACTGGATTTTAAGCGGTTCGATATATCCGCCAAGAACCAGAGTAGGCTGGTGCAACTGATTCAGGGTATGCAGGAAATCAAGCTGGCCGGTGCTGAACGACCGATGCGCTGGGCGTGGGAGCGATTACAGGCAAGGCTGTTTCGCTTGCAAATGCGTGGGTTGGCCCTGAGTCAGTACCAGCAGGCCGGGGCGTTTACCATTAACGAAGGCAAGAATATTTTCATCACATTTCTGGCTGCTCAAGCCGTCATCAACGGTCAGTTGTCGCTGGGAGGTATGCTGGCCATGCAGCAACTAATTGGTCAGCTAAACAGCCCCATTGAGCAACTGATTGGCTTCGTCCAAAGTTTCCAGGATGCCAAAATTAGCCTTGAACGGCTTAACGAAATTCATACGCTTGCCGATGAAGAACCGGCTGAGCACGTTTTCCTGACGTCCATACCTGAGTCAGTTGGGTTGCATCTGAAAAATGTATCATTCCAGTATATGGGTGCTGGTAACGAACCTGTTTTGCAAGGCATTGATCTATTGATTCCTAAGGGGAAAACAACGGCCATCGTTGGTATGAGCGGTAGTGGTAAAACGACATTACTGAAACTTTTGCTACGGTTCTACGAACCGAACAAAGGCGAAATTCGATTGGGCAATGGCATCTCACTGGGTGGCATTCCGCTTAAAAGTATAAGTCATACGTTCTGGCGAAGTCAATGCGGAGCGGTTATGCAGGACGGTTTTATCTTTTCCGATACCATTGCCCGGAATATTGCTGTGGGAGTAGACCGAATTGATGCACGAAAATTAGAGCACGCCATACAGGTTGCCAATCTGCGAGAGTTTGTTGATTCATTGCCATCGGGTCTGCATACAAAAATTGGTGCAGAGGGTAGTGGCATCAGCCAGGGTCAGCGACAGCGAATTTTGATTGCCCGAGCGGTTTACAAAGACCCTGCTTATCTCTTTTTCGACGAAGCCACTAATTCACTAGATGCTAATAACGAAGCCGTGATTGTGCAGAATCTGGATGCATTTTTTCGTGATCATACGGGACGGCCACGAACAGTAGTAGTCGTTGCGCATCGACTCAGTACGGTTCGTCATGCCGATCAGATTGTTGTGTTGGATAAGGGGAAAATCACGGAAATAGGTACTCATGCCATGCTCGTTGCCAAGCAAGGAAGCTATTGGCAATTGGTGAAGAATCAACTGGAACTAGGTATGTAG
- a CDS encoding LytR/AlgR family response regulator transcription factor: protein MKTLIIDDERLARNELRRLLENFPKIQIVGEAANADEALPMIEDLEPELLFLDIQMPGKNGFELLQSIEGKTPEVIFTTAFDEYAIKAFEFNALDYLLKPVELARLSEAIHRVEEEQQHAGETQGPSIGPTSKVLGENDQVFVKDGEKCWFVKLGKVRLFESMGNYVRLYFDDQKPLVLKSLNALEDRLNPATFFRANRKHIINLQWIEKIEPWFSGGLLVTLRGGDKIEISRRQAIRFKDLLSL from the coding sequence ATGAAGACCCTTATTATCGACGACGAACGGTTAGCCCGCAACGAACTCCGCCGGCTACTGGAAAACTTTCCGAAAATTCAGATTGTGGGCGAAGCTGCCAATGCAGATGAGGCCCTGCCAATGATCGAAGACCTCGAGCCTGAGCTACTATTTCTAGATATTCAGATGCCGGGCAAAAATGGTTTCGAATTGCTACAGTCCATTGAGGGCAAAACGCCGGAAGTTATTTTTACAACGGCCTTCGATGAATATGCTATCAAAGCCTTTGAATTCAATGCGCTCGATTACCTGCTCAAACCTGTTGAGTTAGCCCGGCTTTCGGAAGCGATTCACCGCGTAGAAGAAGAGCAACAGCACGCGGGTGAAACACAGGGGCCGTCGATTGGGCCAACGTCTAAAGTCCTGGGCGAGAACGATCAGGTTTTCGTGAAAGATGGCGAGAAATGCTGGTTTGTTAAACTCGGCAAAGTACGGTTGTTCGAGTCGATGGGTAACTATGTTCGCCTGTATTTCGATGACCAGAAACCGTTAGTGCTAAAATCATTGAATGCCTTGGAAGATCGGCTTAATCCGGCCACTTTTTTTCGAGCCAATCGTAAGCATATTATCAATTTGCAATGGATTGAAAAAATTGAACCCTGGTTTAGTGGCGGGTTACTTGTCACATTACGGGGAGGAGATAAAATCGAAATAAGCCGTCGTCAGGCGATACGATTTAAAGATTTGTTAAGTTTGTAA
- a CDS encoding sensor histidine kinase: protein MSTSKQKIYWFCQLFGWSLLILVEYLAYVLESGFDPDALYLAIANIFLGITLTHLYRLMIRRWNWVRLPFFRLVPRVLLSVLVLAMIMTLVNIPIDRRLFPQYFIEEPWPTIGYLLTWGKNMLAWVLSYTAYHYVEENRNAEIERILLKTSIRETEAKVLRSQLNPHFVFNALNSIRALVYENPTKAQQGITQLSNLLRNSLLADRRKTVELREEIKTVEDYLALEKVRYEDRLTSRIELDNRTLFWQVPPMMLQTLVENAIKHGVSTAVGGGFVEVQSTIVADKLHITIRNTGVLGDKEASGGFGLANTAQRLELLYGPEATFQIFQEDDNIVCAEISIPTQSEGIFRREKVKNGEL from the coding sequence ATGAGTACTTCAAAACAAAAAATATATTGGTTTTGCCAGCTCTTTGGCTGGTCACTCCTCATACTGGTGGAGTATCTGGCGTATGTGCTTGAATCAGGGTTTGATCCTGATGCGCTTTACCTGGCCATCGCTAATATTTTTCTGGGAATTACGCTGACGCACCTCTATCGATTGATGATCCGGCGATGGAATTGGGTGCGGCTGCCTTTCTTCCGGCTTGTTCCGCGTGTGCTCCTGTCGGTGCTGGTACTGGCCATGATTATGACATTGGTCAATATTCCGATCGACAGGCGTTTATTCCCACAATATTTTATTGAAGAGCCCTGGCCGACGATTGGCTATTTGCTTACCTGGGGTAAAAATATGCTCGCCTGGGTGCTTAGCTACACCGCCTATCATTACGTTGAAGAAAACCGAAACGCAGAAATTGAACGGATTTTGCTTAAAACCAGTATCCGGGAAACAGAAGCGAAAGTATTGCGGTCGCAGTTGAATCCGCACTTTGTTTTCAACGCCTTGAACAGCATTCGGGCGCTGGTTTATGAAAATCCTACCAAAGCGCAGCAGGGCATTACCCAACTCTCCAATCTGCTCCGCAACTCCCTGCTGGCCGACCGGCGCAAAACGGTCGAACTGCGTGAAGAAATCAAGACTGTAGAAGATTATCTGGCCCTCGAAAAGGTCCGTTACGAAGACCGCCTGACTTCCCGCATTGAGCTGGATAACCGGACGCTGTTCTGGCAAGTGCCCCCAATGATGCTTCAAACTCTGGTCGAAAATGCCATTAAACACGGTGTTTCGACAGCAGTAGGTGGCGGATTCGTTGAAGTTCAGTCAACCATAGTAGCCGACAAACTGCACATTACCATTCGTAATACGGGTGTGCTGGGCGATAAAGAGGCATCTGGAGGATTCGGGCTGGCCAATACGGCTCAACGGCTCGAACTGCTCTATGGACCCGAAGCTACTTTCCAGATTTTTCAGGAAGATGACAATATAGTCTGTGCTGAAATTAGTATTCCTACCCAGTCGGAGGGTATATTTCGACGTGAAAAAGTAAAGAATGGTGAATTATAA
- a CDS encoding hotdog fold thioesterase — translation MKAGFDLSNLEFAHADSIVKHLGIEFTEAGEGYLTARMPVDGRTHQPFGILHGGASVVLAESLGSTASYMLLDDPTKQRAVGLEINANHLRSVREGWVYGRCTPIHTGRTTHVWDIRITDENGKLVCVSRLTIAIING, via the coding sequence ATGAAAGCAGGCTTTGACCTGAGTAACCTGGAGTTTGCCCACGCCGACTCGATTGTTAAACATCTGGGCATTGAGTTTACGGAAGCAGGAGAAGGGTATCTGACCGCCCGAATGCCGGTCGATGGTCGGACTCACCAGCCTTTCGGGATTTTACACGGAGGAGCCTCGGTTGTTCTGGCCGAATCATTGGGTAGTACGGCCTCCTATATGCTGCTCGATGATCCAACTAAGCAACGGGCTGTCGGACTTGAAATCAATGCCAATCACCTCCGCTCCGTGCGCGAGGGATGGGTATATGGCCGTTGCACACCCATTCATACGGGTCGTACCACGCACGTATGGGACATTCGAATCACCGATGAAAACGGTAAGCTTGTTTGCGTGAGTCGGCTAACGATTGCGATTATCAATGGCTGA
- a CDS encoding HlyD family secretion protein: MNPGSDYFTELRSEEVHELLARPPKWLLRWGVTVACLAVILVFVGAWMVHYPDLVRASLKLTSANAPKAILTRTDGKLIRLFAHEGQTVRAGTILAFLESTAHHDQVLRLSHELTKAWSIASQGNLDGLDRLDLSHYSQLGELQNDYQTFEQAHIQLRAYLANGFYSHKKRLLMQEISDLRALAHNLQEQRQIQARDMTLAQEDYAIQQQLARDKVIALLELKREESKAIARKLPYQQTMSALINNLTAQRAKQKEILELAKQVAEERDKFLQTLNTLQSATDAWKLKYILTAPVTGRVFFAGILQENQSVGINQELFYVAPPNTTYFGELRIPQQNAGKVQIGQKVQIKFVGYPYQEYGIVHGRIATIADVSLKDSVFLAKVTLSNGLRTSYGQKLAYKSGMAASAEVVTEDSRLLEKLFYQLRKFTKG; this comes from the coding sequence ATGAATCCCGGTTCAGATTACTTTACCGAACTACGCTCTGAGGAGGTACACGAACTGTTGGCCCGACCACCGAAATGGTTGCTTCGCTGGGGTGTTACGGTCGCCTGTCTGGCTGTTATCTTGGTATTTGTTGGTGCCTGGATGGTTCATTATCCTGATCTGGTGCGGGCTTCGTTAAAGCTCACCTCTGCCAACGCGCCCAAAGCTATTCTGACCCGTACCGACGGTAAACTGATTCGTTTGTTTGCGCACGAAGGCCAGACTGTAAGGGCTGGAACAATACTCGCTTTTCTGGAAAGCACCGCTCATCACGATCAAGTACTTCGGCTGTCGCACGAACTAACCAAAGCCTGGTCGATAGCTAGTCAGGGTAATCTTGACGGATTGGATCGATTGGATTTATCCCATTACAGCCAATTGGGTGAGTTACAAAATGATTACCAAACCTTTGAGCAGGCGCATATTCAGCTACGAGCTTACCTGGCTAATGGATTTTATAGTCACAAAAAAAGGCTTTTGATGCAGGAAATCTCCGATTTACGGGCATTGGCCCACAACTTACAGGAACAGCGTCAGATACAGGCAAGAGATATGACGCTCGCCCAGGAAGACTACGCCATTCAGCAACAGTTAGCCAGAGACAAGGTGATTGCTCTGCTTGAGTTGAAAAGGGAGGAAAGTAAAGCCATCGCTCGGAAACTACCTTACCAGCAAACAATGTCGGCATTAATTAATAACCTTACAGCGCAACGGGCAAAGCAGAAAGAGATTCTGGAATTAGCGAAGCAGGTAGCCGAAGAACGGGATAAATTCTTGCAGACCCTCAACACCTTGCAAAGTGCAACGGATGCCTGGAAGTTGAAATATATACTTACTGCTCCCGTAACCGGACGCGTTTTTTTTGCGGGTATTTTGCAGGAGAACCAATCCGTTGGGATCAATCAGGAGTTATTTTACGTAGCGCCCCCCAACACTACCTATTTTGGTGAATTACGTATTCCGCAACAGAATGCCGGGAAGGTGCAGATTGGGCAGAAAGTGCAGATAAAATTTGTAGGCTACCCCTATCAGGAATATGGGATTGTGCATGGGCGTATTGCAACTATTGCAGACGTTTCTCTAAAAGACAGCGTATTTCTGGCCAAGGTCACCCTCAGTAACGGCTTAAGAACGAGTTATGGCCAGAAGTTAGCCTATAAAAGCGGCATGGCTGCTTCTGCCGAGGTTGTTACAGAAGATAGTCGCCTGCTCGAAAAGTTGTTTTATCAGCTTAGGAAATTCACGAAGGGGTAG
- the ald gene encoding alanine dehydrogenase, whose translation MVIGVPKEIKNNENRVALTPAGVAELRKYGHTVYVQVNAGEGSGFEDVEYIAAGATMLPTIEEVYGIAEMIMKVKEPIAAEYDLIKEDQLLFTYFHFASSEELTQAMLAKGAVCLAYETVERPDRSLPLLVPMSEVAGRMAVQEGAKYLEKPLKGRGILLGGVPGVKPANVLILGGGIVGTQAAKMAAGLGAHVTIMDVSLARLRYLSDIMPPNVQTMMSNDYNIREMIKVCDLIIGAVLIPGAKAPHLITRDMLKLMRSGTVLVDVAVDQGGCIETCRPTTHEDPTFIIDGVVHYCVANMPGAVPYTSTVALTNATLPYALQLANKGWQQACRDNMDLQLGLNVVDGKIVYKGVADAFNLPLTPVSQVLVEEELAN comes from the coding sequence ATGGTTATTGGTGTTCCGAAGGAAATCAAAAACAATGAAAACCGCGTTGCTTTGACACCTGCTGGTGTTGCTGAGCTTCGGAAGTATGGCCATACTGTCTATGTACAGGTCAACGCTGGCGAAGGCAGTGGTTTTGAGGACGTAGAATACATTGCGGCTGGTGCGACTATGCTCCCGACTATCGAGGAGGTATATGGCATCGCCGAAATGATTATGAAGGTTAAAGAGCCAATTGCTGCTGAATATGACCTTATTAAAGAAGATCAATTACTGTTTACCTATTTCCACTTTGCTTCGTCGGAAGAGCTGACTCAGGCTATGCTGGCTAAAGGCGCAGTATGCCTGGCCTACGAAACAGTGGAGCGACCCGACCGTAGCTTACCACTACTCGTACCCATGTCGGAAGTAGCTGGTCGGATGGCGGTTCAGGAAGGAGCCAAGTATCTTGAAAAACCGCTCAAAGGTCGTGGAATTCTTCTGGGTGGCGTTCCGGGTGTAAAACCGGCTAACGTACTCATTCTCGGTGGTGGAATTGTCGGAACACAGGCCGCGAAAATGGCTGCCGGTTTAGGGGCGCATGTTACAATCATGGATGTTAGTCTGGCACGTTTACGCTATTTGTCGGACATTATGCCGCCCAACGTTCAGACAATGATGTCGAACGATTACAACATTCGTGAGATGATCAAGGTCTGCGATCTGATCATTGGTGCCGTCTTGATTCCGGGCGCCAAAGCTCCCCACCTCATTACCCGCGATATGTTGAAATTAATGCGGTCGGGTACGGTACTTGTAGACGTTGCCGTTGATCAGGGAGGTTGCATTGAAACCTGCCGCCCAACCACGCACGAAGATCCAACATTCATCATCGATGGCGTTGTGCATTACTGCGTAGCAAATATGCCGGGAGCGGTGCCTTACACCAGTACTGTTGCATTAACGAATGCTACCCTACCCTATGCACTCCAGTTAGCTAACAAAGGCTGGCAACAAGCCTGCCGCGACAACATGGACCTTCAGTTAGGGTTGAATGTAGTTGATGGCAAAATTGTTTACAAAGGTGTTGCTGATGCGTTCAATCTACCGCTGACTCCTGTAAGTCAGGTATTGGTTGAAGAAGAACTGGCGAACTAA
- a CDS encoding histidine phosphatase family protein has product MQQKTIYLIRHGETDYNRRGVVQGSGVDSDLNEMGRAQAMAFFQAYQHVPFQKIYISGLKRTYQTVESFIELGIPYEKLTGLNEISWGIMEGKVPGNIDNEYYRNLIEAWASGNTALPTDGGESPEEVVIRQKVAIDVILSHPDEETVLVAMHGRAMRILLCWLTNQPLSIMDQFEHSNLCLYKLRYDYNEKTFTIEVANDTSHLLTLALA; this is encoded by the coding sequence TTGCAACAAAAAACCATATATTTAATTCGCCACGGCGAAACCGATTATAATCGGCGGGGCGTGGTGCAGGGAAGTGGCGTTGACTCAGATCTCAATGAGATGGGCCGCGCCCAGGCTATGGCATTTTTTCAGGCCTACCAGCATGTTCCCTTCCAGAAAATCTATATTTCTGGCCTCAAACGGACCTATCAAACGGTTGAATCGTTTATCGAACTCGGTATACCCTACGAAAAACTGACGGGTCTCAATGAGATCAGTTGGGGCATCATGGAAGGTAAAGTTCCGGGCAATATAGACAATGAATACTACCGAAATCTGATTGAAGCCTGGGCATCGGGCAATACGGCCTTGCCAACCGATGGCGGAGAGAGTCCGGAAGAAGTTGTCATTCGTCAGAAAGTTGCCATCGATGTTATTTTATCACATCCCGACGAAGAAACGGTTCTGGTTGCCATGCACGGGCGGGCCATGCGAATTCTACTCTGCTGGCTCACGAACCAGCCGTTGTCGATCATGGACCAGTTTGAGCATAGCAATCTATGTCTGTACAAACTTCGCTACGATTACAACGAAAAAACATTTACCATCGAAGTGGCAAACGATACATCGCACTTGCTAACATTGGCATTGGCGTAA
- a CDS encoding TlpA disulfide reductase family protein — MKPFLLISLFVSPALVWAQSNVYTIEGRLGKVKPAAKAYVRYIVGNTGHTDSSLIQNGRFTITGSVDEPQHAWLFIDKSSIRFYLEPGTISVTSPDSIQNAVVGGSPMNIDNQKLKKKLKPTDDQMALLEKQYQAATPEQKKEKEFKGRFEKRNEAIFAQQNKIKAQFIQEHPTSMLSLYVLKQYTDWFAPEVSKVEPMFSSLSEAIKTSKTGKDYAKTLALLQATSVGAMAPEFTQPDTSGKAISLSSFRGKYVLVDFWASWCGPCRAENPNLVKNFKQYKDKNFTVLGVSLDRPNGKEAWLKAIHKDQLDWTQVSDLKHWDSEVAKQYAIRLIPQNFLIDPDGKIVAKNIRGEDLGKKLAEILADKP, encoded by the coding sequence ATGAAGCCTTTTCTACTGATTTCATTGTTCGTAAGTCCAGCGTTGGTCTGGGCTCAAAGTAACGTTTACACGATTGAAGGAAGATTAGGGAAGGTTAAACCAGCAGCCAAAGCTTATGTGCGATATATAGTGGGAAATACAGGACATACGGATTCCTCCCTGATTCAGAACGGGAGATTTACCATCACAGGAAGCGTCGATGAACCCCAACATGCGTGGCTATTTATTGACAAGTCATCCATCCGGTTCTATCTCGAACCCGGCACTATTTCTGTGACTAGTCCTGACTCCATTCAAAACGCTGTTGTTGGCGGATCACCGATGAACATCGATAATCAGAAGTTGAAAAAAAAGCTCAAGCCAACTGATGACCAGATGGCGCTATTAGAGAAGCAATATCAGGCAGCTACGCCAGAACAGAAAAAAGAGAAGGAATTTAAAGGGCGTTTCGAGAAGCGGAACGAAGCCATTTTTGCCCAGCAGAATAAAATTAAAGCGCAGTTTATTCAAGAACACCCAACTTCTATGCTGAGTCTGTATGTCCTGAAACAATATACAGATTGGTTTGCTCCAGAAGTTTCTAAAGTGGAACCGATGTTCAGCAGTCTCTCGGAGGCTATTAAAACCAGCAAAACCGGCAAAGATTACGCTAAAACGCTGGCTCTACTTCAAGCCACTTCGGTTGGGGCAATGGCCCCTGAGTTTACGCAACCTGATACTTCGGGGAAAGCCATATCCTTGAGTAGCTTCCGGGGGAAATACGTGCTGGTTGATTTTTGGGCGAGTTGGTGCGGTCCCTGCCGGGCTGAAAATCCGAATTTAGTTAAGAATTTCAAGCAGTACAAAGACAAAAACTTTACGGTACTGGGCGTTTCGCTGGATCGGCCTAATGGTAAAGAAGCCTGGCTGAAAGCCATTCATAAAGACCAACTTGACTGGACACAAGTATCTGATCTAAAACATTGGGACAGCGAAGTAGCGAAGCAATACGCTATTCGGTTAATTCCCCAAAACTTCTTGATCGATCCTGATGGGAAAATCGTTGCGAAAAACATACGGGGTGAAGATTTAGGAAAAAAATTAGCTGAAATTCTTGCAGACAAGCCTTAA